A genomic stretch from Verrucomicrobiia bacterium includes:
- the cmr5 gene encoding type III-B CRISPR module-associated protein Cmr5: MKNLEQIRAANALEPAKDLDRSAVNKLPAMILANGLLATAAFCNAEGSGDNRGHMKKALEATAKHLIQRGFLSNGAGNVINMIGELSEKDSHQLQVITAEALAYIAYLKRFAPKRD, translated from the coding sequence ATGAAAAACCTCGAGCAAATCCGCGCTGCCAACGCACTTGAGCCGGCCAAAGATTTGGACCGCTCGGCCGTCAATAAACTTCCGGCCATGATCCTGGCCAACGGCCTGCTGGCCACGGCGGCCTTCTGCAACGCCGAGGGTAGCGGCGACAACCGCGGCCACATGAAGAAAGCCCTGGAGGCGACTGCCAAACACCTGATTCAACGCGGCTTCCTGAGCAACGGCGCCGGCAATGTAATCAACATGATTGGAGAACTAAGCGAAAAAGATTCGCACCAACTTCAAGTGATCACTGCCGAAGCCCTGGCCTACATCGCCTACTTGAAACGTTTTGCCCCCAAGAGAGATTAA
- the cmr6 gene encoding type III-B CRISPR module RAMP protein Cmr6, producing MPSDTAAVLGQQAEKCQSRSLFCDRFADPAAREQARKHWFSQLIRKNPEAISLQARQDFLAAIKTSPTNLLYAQLQARLMVNMAGGVMENAGLCLDRFGMPYIPGSAVKGCARRAALAALHDWPSSNQKPGNDHPLASAYDSSFASPAQMLATVALVFGWCEQDWKQDSDFGWACPDEQTRRDAAELLAGKLNQKIEEKQKQTPWKVLPNFAGLISFLPAYAVDLGRTGVIDGLPHPVPSPGKLELDVVTCHHPEYYSGKKPIATDTEDPNPVVFPAVAPGHVFAFALLPLPRAGRSLAQIQWDQTQLKLLEIARNWLAAGLAVFGLGAKTNAGYGWFDTSSNIQTIASNALVEAEKHRQEQTRIRQEAERHEAAQAEQQRRAAEIKAATANMTPEQKLDYQIAHLTQEQFRGWLNSFLKRNEEEQKAIVRALRLPPEDKASRRSFWEDLKNKASKGGDSARVKEAIHKLSKKMYPGKESKMP from the coding sequence ATGCCATCCGATACGGCCGCTGTTCTGGGCCAGCAAGCTGAGAAATGCCAAAGCCGTTCGCTCTTCTGCGATCGTTTTGCCGATCCAGCGGCTAGAGAGCAAGCACGCAAGCACTGGTTTTCTCAGCTCATTCGGAAAAACCCAGAGGCAATAAGCCTGCAAGCCCGACAGGACTTTCTTGCCGCAATCAAGACCAGCCCCACAAACCTCCTCTACGCCCAGCTTCAGGCCCGACTCATGGTGAACATGGCCGGGGGCGTCATGGAAAACGCCGGCCTCTGTCTCGACCGCTTTGGCATGCCCTACATCCCCGGCAGCGCCGTCAAAGGCTGTGCCCGGCGCGCCGCTCTGGCCGCCCTTCATGATTGGCCGAGTTCAAACCAAAAGCCCGGCAATGACCATCCCCTGGCGAGTGCCTACGATTCTTCCTTTGCTTCCCCGGCGCAAATGCTCGCCACCGTCGCCCTGGTGTTTGGCTGGTGCGAACAAGATTGGAAGCAAGATTCCGACTTCGGCTGGGCCTGCCCGGATGAACAAACCCGCCGGGATGCAGCCGAATTACTCGCGGGAAAGCTTAACCAGAAAATTGAAGAAAAACAAAAACAAACCCCATGGAAGGTTCTGCCCAACTTCGCCGGTCTCATCTCCTTCCTGCCTGCTTACGCGGTGGACTTGGGAAGAACTGGGGTAATTGATGGTCTGCCCCACCCTGTCCCCTCTCCGGGCAAGCTCGAGCTGGATGTCGTCACCTGCCATCACCCCGAATACTATTCCGGCAAGAAACCAATTGCCACCGATACCGAGGACCCCAACCCCGTTGTCTTTCCCGCCGTGGCGCCCGGGCACGTTTTTGCCTTTGCCCTGCTCCCCCTGCCCCGCGCCGGCCGCTCCCTGGCCCAAATCCAGTGGGATCAAACCCAGCTTAAACTCCTGGAAATCGCCAGAAACTGGCTCGCCGCCGGCCTTGCCGTCTTCGGCCTCGGCGCCAAAACCAACGCCGGCTATGGGTGGTTTGACACCAGCAGCAACATTCAAACCATTGCCTCGAATGCCCTGGTCGAGGCCGAGAAACACCGTCAAGAACAAACTCGCATACGACAAGAGGCGGAAAGGCACGAAGCCGCTCAAGCAGAGCAACAGCGCAGAGCTGCCGAAATTAAGGCCGCCACCGCAAACATGACACCTGAACAGAAATTGGATTACCAAATTGCCCACCTAACCCAAGAACAATTTCGAGGTTGGCTAAACAGTTTTCTGAAACGTAATGAGGAAGAGCAAAAGGCCATCGTCAGAGCATTGCGCCTGCCTCCTGAGGACAAAGCGTCGCGCCGAAGCTTCTGGGAAGATTTAAAGAACAAAGCGAGCAAAGGCGGTGATTCCGCCCGCGTCAAGGAAGCCATACATAAATTAAGTAAAAAAATGTACCCAGGCAAAGAAAGTAAAATGCCATGA
- the cmr1 gene encoding type III-B CRISPR module RAMP protein Cmr1 — protein MKTQLYHIEFLTPCFGAGADQTKAELRPSEIRGQLRWWFRALGGTLQQERKAFGGVHQDQPVSSKLLVRVHQQPQGEKNDWTSRIERQGVGPETYLLGFFCGKTGRLNATGALPPGSKAVIEILFKETPSELLELALEAFFSMGALGFRITRCAGALCSEEYKLNEQGWSKLSEKLTAKGFQVTLIGKPFNNWVDLITHAGTLLKNGLRGRNGLGISAGAGGTRPNALGSAKPRQASVLHLRPVRIDNQLRLALIEAPHGRILGPPALRAHNNRGSIIALARERKIIQR, from the coding sequence ATGAAAACCCAACTCTACCACATCGAATTCCTCACCCCTTGCTTCGGAGCCGGAGCAGATCAGACCAAAGCTGAATTGCGCCCCTCTGAAATTCGCGGCCAGCTCCGCTGGTGGTTCCGCGCCCTGGGCGGTACCCTCCAACAAGAACGCAAAGCCTTTGGTGGCGTTCACCAAGACCAGCCCGTTTCAAGCAAATTACTTGTCCGCGTTCACCAGCAGCCTCAAGGAGAGAAAAATGACTGGACCTCTAGAATTGAAAGACAAGGTGTTGGGCCTGAGACGTACCTGCTTGGATTCTTTTGCGGAAAAACCGGACGCCTGAACGCTACTGGAGCCCTGCCGCCCGGCAGCAAGGCGGTCATAGAGATTCTCTTTAAGGAAACGCCTTCCGAATTGCTCGAACTCGCCTTGGAAGCATTTTTTTCAATGGGAGCTTTGGGCTTCCGCATCACCCGGTGTGCCGGAGCGCTTTGTAGTGAGGAATATAAACTCAACGAGCAAGGTTGGAGTAAACTCAGTGAAAAACTCACTGCCAAAGGATTCCAAGTGACCTTAATCGGCAAACCATTCAATAACTGGGTTGATCTTATCACACATGCTGGCACTCTATTGAAAAATGGACTCCGAGGCCGTAATGGCTTGGGCATCAGCGCTGGCGCTGGAGGCACAAGGCCCAACGCGCTTGGCTCAGCCAAACCCCGCCAAGCCAGCGTGCTCCACCTGCGGCCTGTCCGTATAGATAATCAGCTCCGCCTGGCATTGATCGAGGCCCCGCATGGACGCATCCTCGGCCCGCCAGCACTTCGAGCCCACAATAATCGCGGTTCCATCATTGCCCTAGCCCGAGAGCGCAAAATCATACAACGATGA
- a CDS encoding NUDIX domain-containing protein — protein MTIVSEELVLCTAVADLPTAWLPIAGAVAMDEATLYQHLDPLPPHWLPRSQAEQNTRYKQWIPYLLLLNPRKQIAAYARQGAETRLHGRCSVGIGGHINPGDAPETEGPFAWRDTIHNCLRRELNEEFPAALPGRTRFLGLIHESLTPVGQVHLGLVFLHQLFHQPGPAGPELQNLQWLAPATVGRLPAENGTQFELWSQLALQLLPPVLP, from the coding sequence ATGACGATCGTCTCTGAGGAACTTGTGCTCTGCACGGCCGTGGCGGATCTGCCCACTGCCTGGCTGCCCATCGCGGGCGCCGTGGCCATGGACGAAGCCACCCTCTACCAACACCTTGACCCTCTGCCCCCCCATTGGCTGCCTCGTTCCCAAGCCGAGCAAAACACCCGCTACAAACAATGGATTCCCTACCTGCTCCTGCTGAATCCCCGCAAGCAAATCGCCGCCTACGCCCGCCAAGGCGCCGAAACCCGCCTCCACGGCCGCTGCTCCGTGGGCATTGGCGGCCACATCAACCCCGGCGATGCGCCGGAAACCGAGGGCCCCTTTGCCTGGCGCGACACCATTCACAACTGCCTGCGCCGCGAATTGAACGAGGAATTCCCCGCCGCCCTCCCGGGGCGCACGCGCTTTCTGGGCCTCATCCATGAGTCCCTCACCCCGGTGGGGCAGGTCCACCTCGGCCTTGTGTTTCTGCATCAGCTTTTCCACCAACCCGGCCCCGCCGGCCCGGAACTGCAAAACCTCCAATGGCTCGCGCCCGCCACCGTTGGACGCCTGCCCGCAGAGAACGGCACGCAGTTTGAACTGTGGTCCCAGCTTGCCCTGCAACTGTTGCCTCCTGTCCTGCCATGA
- a CDS encoding DUF1559 domain-containing protein: MHRRRLQCPRGFTLVELLLVVAIIAILLALLLPVLGSARERARRVQCISNLRQVSLAFRLFALDHDGKYPWFLRRDEGGTYGPRAAEIWRNVLCASNELGTPKILVCPSDSETTAVAVDWSADTFGFANPANRGKAMSYFLGLDSFEQLALTLVAGDRHLSGGVPDPCTSVYPNPGVPAIDLGRGNLPIHWSTSIHRERGAIAISDGSVQSPKNTELPPMMATAYRLLTSGEVRTPAGTRPANHIQMPR, from the coding sequence ATGCACCGGCGCCGCTTGCAATGTCCGCGCGGCTTCACCCTGGTGGAGCTGCTGTTGGTGGTGGCCATCATTGCCATCCTCCTGGCGCTGCTCCTGCCGGTGCTCGGCTCCGCCCGCGAGCGCGCGCGGCGTGTCCAATGCATCAGCAACCTGCGCCAGGTCAGCCTCGCCTTCCGCCTCTTCGCCCTCGATCATGACGGCAAATACCCCTGGTTTCTCCGCCGCGATGAAGGCGGCACCTACGGCCCCCGCGCGGCGGAAATCTGGCGCAACGTGCTCTGCGCCTCCAACGAACTCGGCACCCCCAAAATCCTCGTCTGCCCCAGCGACTCCGAAACCACCGCCGTGGCCGTGGACTGGTCCGCCGACACCTTCGGCTTCGCCAACCCCGCCAACCGCGGCAAGGCCATGAGCTATTTCCTCGGGCTGGACTCCTTTGAACAACTGGCCCTCACCCTCGTGGCTGGCGACCGCCACCTCAGCGGCGGCGTGCCCGACCCCTGCACCAGCGTGTACCCCAACCCCGGCGTGCCCGCCATTGATCTCGGCCGGGGCAATCTCCCCATCCACTGGAGCACCAGCATCCACCGCGAGCGCGGCGCCATCGCCATCTCCGACGGCAGCGTGCAAAGCCCCAAAAACACCGAACTGCCCCCCATGATGGCGACAGCCTACCGCCTCCTCACCTCCGGCGAAGTGCGCACCCCGGCCGGCACCCGCCCCGCCAACCACATCCAAATGCCCCGCTAG
- a CDS encoding glycosyltransferase produces MSLALTYALADQHFERTKSVGILNVSLGLLRGLLRQAEVGRLTLLANPSLPLPSPVPPGFEARVYRMPLRGRLGRLWWDQWGVYTAARRAGHPWLVLPKGFASFLRPCPVRLAAYVHDTIPLYYRAHHPRAYPRGEGWYFSRCFRATLRQAAVIFTNTEFTRQCVLEAAREQGLPAPRVVVAGIGFEEPAASLGHAENRILCLAGPWPHKLTAQAVDFLERWRVQEDFRGSLEVVGRLPRGVALPSAAAWHGHERLPEAVFRDLLRRSRILVYFSEMEGFGMPPVEAVLSGVVPVYSDIPAHREVMGQAGCAFANGDYAAFVRAMETALGVTPAQVAEWRTALLARHHWGAVMQRVVAALSRPA; encoded by the coding sequence ATGTCCCTGGCGTTGACGTACGCGCTGGCCGACCAGCATTTTGAGCGCACCAAATCGGTGGGCATTCTCAATGTGTCGCTGGGGCTGTTGCGGGGCCTGCTGCGGCAGGCGGAGGTGGGGCGGTTGACGCTGCTGGCGAATCCTTCCCTGCCCCTGCCCTCGCCGGTGCCGCCGGGGTTTGAGGCGCGGGTTTACAGGATGCCGCTGCGCGGCCGGCTGGGCCGGTTGTGGTGGGATCAGTGGGGCGTGTACACCGCCGCCCGGCGGGCGGGCCACCCCTGGCTGGTGCTGCCGAAGGGTTTTGCGTCTTTTTTGCGGCCCTGCCCGGTGCGGCTGGCGGCGTATGTGCACGACACCATTCCCTTGTATTACCGGGCGCATCATCCCCGGGCTTATCCGCGGGGCGAGGGGTGGTATTTCAGCCGGTGTTTTCGGGCGACGCTGCGGCAGGCGGCGGTCATTTTCACCAACACCGAGTTCACGCGGCAATGTGTGCTGGAGGCGGCGCGGGAGCAGGGGCTGCCGGCGCCGCGGGTGGTGGTGGCGGGGATTGGTTTTGAGGAACCTGCGGCGTCATTGGGGCATGCGGAAAACCGCATTCTCTGCCTGGCGGGGCCGTGGCCGCACAAGCTCACGGCCCAGGCGGTGGACTTTTTGGAGCGCTGGCGGGTGCAGGAGGATTTTCGCGGCTCGCTGGAGGTGGTGGGGCGTCTGCCGCGGGGCGTGGCGCTGCCGTCGGCGGCGGCCTGGCATGGGCATGAGCGGCTGCCGGAGGCGGTGTTTCGGGATTTGCTGCGGCGTTCGCGGATTCTGGTTTATTTCAGTGAGATGGAAGGGTTCGGGATGCCGCCGGTGGAGGCCGTGTTGTCGGGGGTGGTGCCGGTGTACTCGGACATTCCGGCGCATCGGGAGGTGATGGGGCAGGCCGGTTGCGCGTTTGCCAACGGGGATTACGCCGCCTTTGTGCGGGCGATGGAAACCGCGCTGGGGGTGACGCCGGCGCAGGTGGCGGAGTGGCGCACGGCGTTGCTGGCGCGGCATCATTGGGGGGCGGTGATGCAGCGGGTGGTGGCGGCCCTGAGCCGCCCGGCTTGA
- the hisA gene encoding phosphoribosylformimino-5-aminoimidazole carboxamide ribotide isomerase gives MFRPCIDLHEGKVKQIVGGTLQEGGAGLRTNFVSERPAAWYAALYRQDGLTGGHVIQLGPGNEAAAREALAAYPGGLQLGGGVRADNAREWLEAGASHVIVTSWVFREGRVDEERLAALVGAVGRERLVLDLSCRRKADGYYIVTDRWQKWTQERLGPALLERLARSCAEFLVHAVDVEGLCRGIDEELVGHLSQWSPLPVTYAGGARSLADLERVTELSRGRVDLTIGSALDIFGGTGVRYADCVAFNRRWKGGNPT, from the coding sequence ATGTTTCGACCGTGCATTGATTTGCATGAGGGCAAGGTGAAGCAGATTGTCGGCGGCACGTTGCAGGAGGGCGGCGCCGGCTTGCGGACGAATTTTGTGTCGGAGCGTCCCGCGGCGTGGTACGCGGCATTGTACCGGCAGGACGGGCTGACGGGGGGGCATGTCATTCAACTGGGGCCGGGCAACGAGGCGGCGGCGCGGGAGGCGCTGGCGGCGTATCCGGGGGGCCTGCAACTGGGCGGCGGCGTGAGGGCCGACAACGCGCGGGAGTGGCTGGAGGCGGGGGCCTCGCATGTGATTGTGACCAGTTGGGTGTTTCGGGAGGGCCGGGTGGACGAGGAGCGGCTGGCGGCGCTGGTGGGGGCGGTGGGGCGGGAGCGGCTGGTGCTGGATTTGAGCTGCCGCCGGAAAGCGGATGGCTATTACATCGTCACCGATCGCTGGCAAAAATGGACGCAGGAGCGGCTGGGGCCGGCGTTGTTGGAGCGGCTGGCGCGCTCGTGCGCGGAGTTTTTGGTGCATGCGGTGGACGTGGAAGGTTTGTGCCGGGGGATAGACGAAGAATTGGTGGGGCATTTGAGCCAGTGGTCGCCGCTGCCGGTGACGTATGCCGGCGGCGCGCGGTCGCTGGCGGATTTGGAGCGCGTCACCGAGTTGAGCCGGGGCCGGGTGGATTTGACCATCGGCTCGGCGCTGGACATTTTTGGCGGCACGGGCGTGCGCTACGCCGATTGCGTGGCGTTCAACCGCCGATGGAAGGGAGGGAATCCGACATGA
- a CDS encoding class I fructose-bisphosphate aldolase, with amino-acid sequence MNSKILELLGSDADYLLKHECKTVCKSKLHLPGPDFVDRIFAPTDRNPQVLCALQRMFNTGRLAGTGYLSILPVDQGIEHSAGASFAPNPDYFDPENIVKLAIEGGCNAVASTLGVLGMCSRKYAHKIPFMVKLNHNELMTYPNKFDQVYFAQVEQAWNMGACAVGATIYFGSPESTRQIVETSIAFKRAHELGMATVLWCYLRNNAFKKDKDYHVAADLTAQANHLGVTIEADIIKQKLPECNGGYNVLEKYGKTHKLVYEKLTTDHPIDLTRYQVVNCYMGRAGLINSGGESKGAGDLAAAVKTAVINKRAGGMGLISGRKAFQRPMKEGVELLNAIQDVYLDKDITVA; translated from the coding sequence ATGAACTCGAAAATCCTTGAACTGTTGGGCAGCGACGCAGATTACCTGCTCAAACACGAATGCAAGACGGTGTGCAAATCCAAACTGCACCTCCCAGGCCCCGATTTTGTGGATCGCATCTTCGCGCCCACCGACCGCAACCCGCAAGTGCTGTGCGCGCTGCAACGCATGTTCAACACCGGCCGCCTCGCCGGCACCGGCTACCTCTCCATCCTGCCGGTGGACCAGGGCATCGAGCACTCCGCCGGCGCCAGCTTCGCGCCCAACCCGGACTATTTTGACCCGGAAAACATCGTCAAGCTCGCCATCGAGGGCGGCTGCAACGCCGTGGCCTCCACCCTCGGCGTGCTCGGCATGTGCTCCCGCAAATACGCCCATAAAATCCCCTTCATGGTGAAGCTCAACCACAACGAGCTCATGACCTATCCCAACAAATTTGACCAGGTCTATTTTGCCCAGGTGGAGCAGGCCTGGAACATGGGCGCCTGCGCCGTCGGGGCCACCATTTACTTCGGCTCGCCGGAGTCCACCCGCCAGATCGTGGAAACCAGCATCGCCTTCAAGCGCGCCCACGAGCTCGGCATGGCCACCGTCCTCTGGTGCTACCTCCGCAACAATGCCTTCAAGAAGGACAAAGATTACCACGTCGCCGCCGACCTCACCGCCCAGGCCAATCATCTGGGCGTCACCATCGAGGCCGACATCATCAAACAGAAGCTGCCCGAGTGCAACGGCGGCTACAACGTCCTCGAAAAATACGGCAAAACCCACAAGCTCGTGTACGAAAAGCTCACCACCGATCACCCCATTGACCTCACCCGCTACCAGGTGGTCAACTGCTACATGGGCCGCGCCGGCCTCATCAACTCCGGCGGCGAATCCAAGGGCGCCGGCGACCTCGCCGCCGCCGTCAAGACCGCCGTCATCAACAAACGCGCCGGCGGCATGGGCCTCATCTCCGGCCGCAAGGCCTTCCAGCGCCCCATGAAGGAGGGCGTGGAGCTCCTCAACGCCATTCAGGACGTGTACCTGGACAAGGACATCACCGTGGCGTGA
- the sixA gene encoding phosphohistidine phosphatase SixA: MKLYLLRHAEAAEGTPDAGRPLTQKGIAQSRAIGQFLAGRGIKLDAAFTSPLVRAVETAEYVLEELQRGKKGLKLHKTDHLLNECSTREFEAWLKELSRFDKVLMVGHNPSLSLHLARLLHVQSPATVSLPKGGLAVVRLEGAQAVLKLFLTPKQTGLLKE, translated from the coding sequence ATGAAACTCTACCTGTTGCGTCATGCAGAAGCCGCGGAGGGGACGCCGGATGCCGGGCGGCCATTGACCCAGAAAGGCATTGCGCAAAGCCGGGCCATCGGTCAATTCCTCGCCGGGCGGGGGATCAAATTGGACGCGGCCTTCACCAGTCCCCTGGTGCGCGCGGTGGAGACGGCGGAATATGTTTTGGAGGAGTTGCAACGCGGCAAAAAGGGCCTCAAGCTGCACAAGACCGACCATCTCCTCAATGAATGCAGCACCCGTGAATTCGAGGCCTGGCTCAAGGAGTTATCCAGATTCGACAAGGTCTTGATGGTGGGGCACAATCCTTCCCTCTCCCTGCATCTGGCCCGGTTGCTGCATGTGCAATCGCCGGCAACTGTTTCCCTGCCCAAGGGGGGCCTGGCCGTCGTGCGGCTGGAGGGAGCGCAGGCCGTGCTCAAGCTGTTCCTCACGCCCAAACAAACCGGGTTGTTGAAGGAATAA
- a CDS encoding serine/threonine protein kinase, with the protein MAGKVETKASTKLRMVECGGCRAKVFISGQLAPFETVPCSKCGHPVMVPVRLRQFELQSIIGSGGMGTVFRAHDLMLERQVAVKLMRKELVNDQEALQNFIREARTCAALNHTNIIHVYTFDQYEEQYYLVMELADCGSMDQRIEKETRLPELTILDIGIKVASALDTALKHGLLHRDIKPGNILFNAEGEPKLIDFGLAGSADVNLAHDGTIWGTVRYVAPEKIQRQGETFLSDMYSLGATLYHGLTGHVPFEAETDDAILMAHVSMEATPPDQVVPDVTHPTSEAIIRMLAKSPVDRFQSYDELIMALTAARTKLLFAKYHTPHVEI; encoded by the coding sequence GTGGCTGGCAAAGTTGAGACAAAGGCCTCCACCAAACTGCGCATGGTGGAGTGCGGCGGATGTCGCGCCAAGGTGTTTATCAGTGGTCAGTTGGCGCCTTTTGAGACGGTGCCCTGCTCCAAATGCGGGCATCCGGTGATGGTGCCGGTGCGGCTGCGGCAGTTTGAATTGCAAAGCATCATCGGCAGCGGCGGCATGGGCACGGTGTTTCGCGCCCACGACTTGATGCTGGAGCGGCAGGTGGCGGTGAAGTTGATGCGCAAAGAGCTGGTGAATGATCAGGAGGCGTTGCAGAACTTCATTCGCGAGGCGCGCACCTGCGCGGCTCTCAACCACACCAACATCATTCACGTGTACACCTTTGACCAGTATGAGGAGCAATACTACCTGGTCATGGAGCTGGCCGACTGCGGCAGCATGGACCAGCGCATCGAAAAGGAGACGCGCCTGCCCGAGCTGACCATTTTGGACATCGGCATCAAGGTGGCCTCGGCTCTCGACACCGCGCTGAAGCATGGGCTGCTGCATCGGGACATCAAGCCGGGCAACATCTTGTTTAACGCGGAGGGGGAGCCGAAGCTGATTGATTTTGGCCTGGCCGGCAGCGCCGATGTGAATCTGGCCCACGACGGCACCATCTGGGGCACGGTGCGTTATGTGGCGCCGGAAAAAATCCAGCGGCAGGGGGAGACGTTTTTGTCGGACATGTACAGCCTGGGCGCGACGTTGTACCACGGCCTGACGGGCCACGTGCCGTTTGAGGCGGAGACGGATGACGCGATTTTGATGGCGCATGTGAGCATGGAGGCCACCCCGCCCGATCAAGTGGTGCCCGATGTGACGCATCCCACTTCGGAAGCGATCATTCGGATGCTGGCCAAAAGCCCGGTGGATCGTTTTCAGAGTTATGATGAATTGATCATGGCGCTGACGGCGGCGCGGACCAAGCTTCTGTTTGCCAAATACCACACGCCGCACGTGGAGATTTAA